One genomic segment of Diceros bicornis minor isolate mBicDic1 chromosome 13, mDicBic1.mat.cur, whole genome shotgun sequence includes these proteins:
- the SMIM12 gene encoding small integral membrane protein 12, translated as MWPVLWTVVRTYAPYVTFPVAFVVGAVGYHLEWFIRGKDPQPVEEEKSISERREDRKLDELLGKDHTQVVSLKDKLEFAPKAVLNRNRPEKN; from the coding sequence ATGTGGCCTGTGCTTTGGACCGTAGTGCGTACCTATGCTCCTTATGTCACATTTCCTGTGGCCTTTGTGGTCGGGGCTGTGGGCTACCACCTGGAATGGTTCATCAGGGGAAAGGATCCCCAGCctgtggaggaggagaagagcaTCTCAGAGCGCCGGGAGGACCGCAAGCTGGATGAGCTGCTGGGCAAGGACCACACCCAGGTGGTGAGCCTTAAGGACAAGCTAGAATTTGCCCCTAAAGCTGTCCTGAACAGAAACCGCCCGGAGAAGAATTAA